The DNA window GTTCAAGTAGGCGAAATGCCCAACGGGATCAGCATCATGCCGTAAAGGGAAAAGCAGCAGGTTGGACGTTCCGGCCTGCTGCTTTTCTGCGGAAAACTAATTTTCATTTTTCCCTTTTCCTCGGGCTCAATACGGCAATATACACATTGCCATCTTGAACATAAGCGTCAAATATATCTAACGGTCTTGGCGGCGGCCCCGCTACATTGATACCATATTCGTTATATTGCCCCGCGTGGCACGGACATAAAAAGCGGATGCCTGTTTTCTGCGTGTTCTCCTCAGCATCTCCAACGGTGCAACCTAGATGGGTGCA is part of the Geobacillus sp. 46C-IIa genome and encodes:
- a CDS encoding ubiquinol-cytochrome c reductase iron-sulfur subunit; the protein is MSPVCTHLGCTVGDAEENTQKTGIRFLCPCHAGQYNEYGINVAGPPPRPLDIFDAYVQDGNVYIAVLSPRKREK